One genomic region from Bartonella australis AUST/NH1 encodes:
- the pyrH gene encoding UMP kinase, producing the protein MTLASRYKRVLLKVSGEALMGEQNFGIDVSVVDRIAADIAEVRAMDVEVAVVIGGGNIFRGVAVASRGGDRVTGDHMGMLATAINSLALRTSLTKLGIEAVVLSAIAMPQICESFSQRKAVAYMNQGKVVIFAGGTGNPFFTTDSAATLRAAEIGADVLLKGTQVDGIYSADPKVDPTAKRFDQLTHVKILQWGLSVMDTTAVTLARENNVPIIVYSIHEKGGLAKVLNGTGRFTIVSE; encoded by the coding sequence ATGACATTAGCTTCTAGATATAAACGCGTACTGTTGAAAGTGTCTGGTGAGGCATTAATGGGAGAACAAAATTTTGGAATTGATGTTTCAGTTGTAGATCGTATTGCCGCTGATATTGCTGAGGTACGGGCAATGGACGTGGAAGTAGCTGTTGTTATAGGGGGAGGCAATATTTTTCGCGGAGTTGCTGTTGCTTCACGTGGTGGAGATCGCGTAACTGGCGATCATATGGGGATGCTTGCAACTGCTATTAATTCTTTAGCATTGCGAACATCATTGACGAAATTAGGGATTGAGGCAGTTGTGTTGTCTGCGATTGCTATGCCGCAAATTTGTGAAAGTTTTTCGCAGCGTAAGGCTGTAGCTTATATGAATCAAGGAAAAGTCGTTATATTCGCGGGTGGCACAGGTAATCCATTTTTTACTACTGATTCTGCCGCTACTTTACGCGCAGCAGAAATTGGCGCAGATGTTTTATTAAAAGGAACTCAAGTAGATGGTATTTATTCCGCAGACCCAAAGGTAGATCCTACGGCCAAACGCTTTGATCAATTGACGCACGTTAAAATTTTACAATGGGGATTATCCGTTATGGATACAACAGCAGTGACTTTAGCGCGTGAAAATAATGTACCAATTATTGTATATTCTATTCATGAAAAGGGCGGTTTGGCTAAGGTATTGAATGGGACCGGACGATTCACAATAGTATCGGAATGA
- the tsf gene encoding translation elongation factor Ts — protein sequence MSISAAQVKELRELSGAGMMDCKAALEESNGNMEAAVDWLRKKGIAKADKKAGRIAAEGLIGLASRGCSAVLVEVNSETDFVARNDMFQTIVRNVAFAALNIEGGVESVSASLYPGSEKSVEATIKDAVSTIGENMTFRRLAKLSVKDGVVATYIHNGVADGLGKLGVLVAIETSGDKEAAAAFGRQIAMHVAATNPLALRAEDIDASVVEREKTIFSDQARQSGKPENIIEKMVEGRMRKFYEEVVLLSQAFVMNPDIIVDAALRDAEKSIGAPAKITGFVRFALGEGVEKEESDFAAQVTAAAKG from the coding sequence ATGAGCATTAGTGCTGCACAAGTAAAAGAACTTCGGGAATTATCGGGTGCTGGTATGATGGACTGCAAGGCAGCTCTGGAAGAAAGTAACGGTAATATGGAAGCCGCGGTTGATTGGCTTCGTAAAAAAGGGATAGCTAAAGCAGATAAAAAAGCTGGACGTATAGCTGCTGAGGGGTTAATTGGCCTTGCATCAAGAGGCTGTAGTGCTGTTTTGGTTGAAGTTAATTCTGAAACGGATTTTGTTGCGCGTAATGATATGTTTCAAACAATTGTACGTAACGTGGCTTTTGCCGCTTTGAATATAGAAGGTGGCGTTGAATCTGTTTCTGCATCTCTTTATCCAGGTTCCGAGAAAAGTGTTGAGGCAACAATTAAAGATGCAGTTAGTACAATTGGCGAAAATATGACGTTTCGTCGTTTAGCTAAGCTGTCTGTTAAGGATGGTGTTGTCGCCACTTATATCCATAATGGTGTAGCTGATGGCCTCGGTAAGCTCGGGGTTTTGGTTGCGATCGAAACTTCTGGGGATAAAGAAGCTGCTGCCGCTTTTGGTCGTCAGATTGCGATGCACGTGGCTGCAACTAATCCACTAGCATTGAGAGCGGAAGATATTGATGCGAGTGTTGTTGAGCGCGAAAAAACAATTTTTTCAGATCAAGCACGCCAATCTGGAAAGCCCGAAAATATCATCGAGAAAATGGTGGAAGGGCGCATGCGTAAGTTTTACGAAGAAGTTGTTTTGCTTTCTCAGGCCTTTGTTATGAATCCTGATATTATTGTTGATGCTGCTTTAAGGGATGCTGAAAAATCGATTGGAGCGCCGGCGAAGATCACTGGTTTTGTTCGTTTTGCGCTAGGTGAAGGTGTGGAGAAGGAAGAATCTGATTTTGCTGCACAGGTTACGGCGGCGGCAAAAGGGTAG
- the rpsB gene encoding 30S ribosomal protein S2 produces MALPDFTMRQLLEAGVHFGHQTHRWNPKMAPYIYGQRNDIHIIDLAQTVPLLHQALKLVSDTVARGGRVLFVGTKRQASDIIADAAGRSAQYYVNARWLGGMLTNWKTISNSIHRLRKLDKILAAEAQGFTKKERLNLERDREKLNRALGGIKDMGSVPDLIFIIDTNKEGIAIQEAKRLNIPVVAVIDTNCDPDDIDYPIPGNDDASRAVALYCDLVARAALDGIARQQGAMGADLGAQADVLMEPVSEDVAPDTDLGGPAGALVEPIVKDAAPVAEGV; encoded by the coding sequence ATGGCATTGCCAGATTTTACTATGCGCCAGCTTTTAGAGGCGGGCGTGCACTTTGGCCATCAGACACATCGTTGGAACCCGAAGATGGCTCCTTACATCTATGGTCAGCGTAATGATATTCATATTATCGATCTTGCTCAGACTGTTCCGCTCCTGCATCAGGCGCTTAAGCTTGTTTCTGATACAGTTGCGCGTGGCGGACGTGTTCTGTTTGTCGGTACTAAGCGGCAGGCGTCCGATATTATAGCTGATGCGGCTGGTCGTTCGGCACAGTATTACGTGAATGCGCGCTGGCTCGGTGGTATGTTAACGAACTGGAAAACGATTTCTAATTCGATACACCGCTTGCGTAAGCTTGATAAAATTCTTGCTGCTGAAGCGCAAGGTTTCACAAAAAAAGAACGCTTGAACCTTGAACGTGATCGCGAGAAGCTGAATCGTGCGCTTGGTGGTATTAAGGATATGGGATCTGTCCCAGATCTTATATTTATTATTGATACAAATAAGGAAGGCATTGCTATTCAAGAGGCGAAACGTCTAAATATTCCAGTTGTGGCTGTTATTGATACTAACTGCGATCCCGATGATATCGACTATCCGATTCCGGGCAATGACGATGCTTCGCGTGCAGTTGCCCTTTATTGTGATCTTGTAGCGCGCGCTGCTCTTGACGGTATCGCTCGCCAGCAGGGTGCGATGGGTGCCGATTTAGGGGCTCAGGCTGATGTGCTTATGGAGCCTGTTTCAGAAGATGTGGCTCCGGATACTGATTTGGGAGGCCCTGCCGGTGCACTTGTTGAGCCTATTGTGAAAGATGCAGCTCCGGTAGCTGAAGGGGTTTAG